CATTTCGCACCAACGCTTTAGAAAGAACCTGCCCGATGGTAACCAGACCTTGCCCAGCATGCCCACCTATCATAATATTCAAATAACTCCTCTCCATATTTTTCCCCTCACTCTTCCAGGCTTTTAATACACATTTATAACTACTGAATCATAACATACCGAATAATTATGTACTTTTTTTTCAGATCACTATGTAATTCAGGACCTCAATGATCTTAGTTCTGAGCTAAGAAGGGCAATATGCTTCATCTCTTCATTTATAATCACATCAATCTCACTACGCCCACGCTCCTCAGTAATCATCTCTTTCATACCAATATAAAACAAAATAGAATCCTTTTCCAAACCAATGGCTGTTTGAAGAATTTCTTCAATATCAATATTTCCTATAAGTTGCTCCGTTAAATTACCCTTCTCATCAAAAACCTGACCATCAGCCCATGCTTGCAAGTATAAGATTGCATGATCCTCAGGATCGTATACAGATGTAGATTCTCCTAGACTTAACAACTTATTCCTCATCCCGGCGAACACCTTTTCATGCTCCACCTCCATATCTGCAAGCCTATTCAACAGATCACGGGTTATTTGTCTTGTGCTTGATTTAGCCGCACTGCTATAAAAGCTATTTCCATTTCGCTCCATCTGCTCTGCAATCTTTAGAATCTCATCAGGGCTAAAATTGACTATCATCTTATTCCTCCATCTGCTGTCTCATTGGGTTGTGTAAACACACGTTGGGCCAATTCTCGATCTACTATAAAGAGTCCATTCCCCTGATCACCAATCAATTTTAGCATCTGCACCACCATATCCGCTGAGGCCTCTTCCTCAACCTGTTCTGATACAAACCATTGTAGAAAGTTAAATGTGGAATAATCCTTCTCTGTTTGGGAAAGATCAACGATGTCATGAATCAATCCTGTAACCTTTTGCTCATGTCTATAAGCATCTTCAAATGCATCAAGAGGCGAACCCCATTCCAATGGAGGTTTCTCTATTAAAGCAAACGTTACTCGACCGCCTCTATTGTTAATATAATCAAAGAACTTCATTGCATGAACAAGTTCCTCCTGTGCCTGAACTCTCATCCAATTTGCAAAACCATCTAAATTGATAGATTTAAAATAAGCGCACATCGCAAGATATAGATAAGATGAGTAGAGTTCAGCATTAAGCTGTTCATTCAAAGCATCTAATATCTTTTTATTCATCATATCACTATCCCTTCCATAATCCATGAAGGTTGCAATATTCTCTATATATTGAACCACTCTCTACGCAACAGAAGGAAGCTTCAGGTGCCTCGCCTGGTTTTAAGTATATTCTATCGATCTTCCCATCTTTTTGTATGGTTTCAATCCATTCGATATAATGTTTCTCTTCCATTGGATGAGGAACATCTCCCACCTTAACCTTTACACCATGATCAGTATTTTCAACAACTGGGACATGCTTTTCCTTTGCAGCATCAACAGTATTCTCCTTAAATAGTTTCATAGGCTCACCACAGCAGACAAGCTCGCCCTTCCCTCCATGTAAAACTTCAATTATGTTACCACACGCCTCACACTTGTAAACCTCATATCTCTCTGCCATTTGTCTCCTCCTAATATTTTTTCGGGGACTTATTATCCATTATTCCCCAATTATTATAAAATATAGACAAAATAATATATTAAAACTCCACAAATTGCTCCTTCTTTGCGCTGCAAACAGGACATTCATCCGGTAAAATTGCATCCGCAACATATCCACATACCTTACAGACATAATATGTGGTCTCGCTTTCCGCAGCCATATGTCCCATAGCCTTTTTATACAGCTTAGAATGAGTTTGTTCAACATCTCTGGATTGACTGAACAGCAGGGCTGCTTGGTTGTTATCTTCCTTCTCAGCCTCTTTGAGAAATTCACTATATGCAACTTCTGCCACCTGAGTCTCTGACTCGAAGCTTGATGCAAGATTTTCCTCAGTGCTCTTAATCTCTTTAAGCATTTTCAGCGAACGAGTGCCATGTATCTCCTCAGAGAAAGAAATTACACGAAAGAGTTTTGCTATCTGAGGATAACCTTCTTCCTCTGCTTTATCAGCAAAGACCTTCAACCGAAGCACAGCCTTAGCCTCACCTGTGTATGCTTTATGTAACAGTTCTTTTACTCCCATATTTTTGTACCCTCTTACGAATTAGTTTATCTGATTACTATATTCTACTTAAGGCTTCCATTCCTTCCATACATTACCTACCAAATCTGGCCCAGGTTTTAAGGTTTGACCACCTGGTTTCCAACCTGAAGGTGTTGCCTCAGTCCCTTTACTTGCACGAACATGCTGAAATGCCTGTACTTGGCGAAATGTCTCTTCAACATTCCTTCCAACAGGCGGTGTTAACACCTCATATCCCTGTACAACACCGTCAGGATCTATAATAAATCTACCCCGGTTTTCAACACCAGCATCTTCATCATAAACTCCATATACCCTCCCAACTCTACCTCCACCATCAGAAAGCATCGGAAAGGGGACGCCTTCATCAACCATCTTTGACAACTCATAATCATTCCACATCTTATGAACAAACATGCTATCAACGCTCATTGAGAGTACATGAACTCCAAGTTTCTCAAATTCGCTATTCTTATCAGCAACTGCCGATATCTCTGTTGCTCAAACAAAGGTAAAATCTCCCGGATAAAAACATAAGAGAATCCATTTACCCAAATAATCAGAAAGTTTTACATTGATAAATTCGCCCTTATGATATGCCGGTGCTGTAAAATCAGGGGCTTTATGCCCTACCTTAATCATTGGTCTCTCCTCCTTCTTTATAATATCATTACTGCTTTCTGTCTCCATTGTTCCACTATCACCAATGGATGCACCAGTTGGACGAGCACAACCAAGAGGAATCTCTTCAGCCATACATCTACTCCTTTTCGGTTTATTGATTTACACTCTCTAAATCACTTGTTATTTGCTGAACATACATCTTCAGTACCCCTTTTGGAATAATTCTTTTACTACATGGATATTTCAATCAACCTCGTTAGAGAATACGAGAGAGTTGATCTATATGAATTCTCTCCTGCAATGCAAGACTCTGGAAAAATGTTATAAGTGATGGCTCTACTTTAGTAGCCATTGTATGATAAAGATCAAAGGCCTTGCATTCCATCTCCAGGGCTAATTCAAGAGCCTCCATCCTACTTGTTATTGACTCCTCATCAAACTTTAGAAGGGAATATGGTAGGGATATGCCCCCCTCCATAAATTCTGATTCCTTTATATCCTGAACAGAAGGAGCATCTGGCCATACTTCCTTTAATTGAGTATAAATCATCTCTAAATGCTTACTCTCCATCTTAGAAAGCTTCTCCATTAAATCCTTTGTCTCCATATCCTCAATTTTTTGCATAACTTTAAGGTAGAATTCCTGACTGCTCTTCTCCATCTGAAGAGCAAACAAAAAAAGTTCCTTAATATCATTTACATCCTTAAAAAACTCCCTGGCTTCATCAGGAGGTCCCTTCACTAGCTCATAGGGCCAATTACTTACTCCTCCAATCATATTGTGAATATTTTGCAATCCGAGGTTACAGAGCAATATAGCCCCTCCCATGCTTCTCTTTCCTGAACGACAATATACTATAATCTTCTTCAGTCTCTCTAACTCTGAATACCTTTGATCCAACTCATTTAAAGGAATAAACCGAGATCCAGGAATATGTCCCTCCTCATATTCTGGCGGCGTTCTTACATCAAGTATAATGTATTCATCCCTACTATCTCCCCGCAGAATGTCCCATACATCAACTGGATAAAGATTTTTAATTTTTTCCTCTGAACAAACAAGCTTTTTTAACATGATCTCTCTCTCTTATCATTTTTTAAAATTAAATAAAATCCATTATAATCAAATGTTTAATATTTACAAATTTACACATCTGATCTGTTTTCAATACAATTCAACATCTGATCAATTTTCTGTGGATCAAATCCAACCATAACCTCTCCGCATGCTGAAACAACAGGCACAGATCTCGCACCAGAGATATCAATCATCTCCTTTAATGCATCCTTATCCTGCGTAACATCGTAAGCTATAAATTTTATTCCCTTTTTAGAAAGATACTCTTTCGCTGTGCGGCAATGAGGACAGGTTGGAGTTGTGTAAATTTTTACTTCTTCAGACATAGGTTATCCTCCTTAAAAATTAATAATCATTTTCTTTTACTTTTTGCTTTAAGTCGTAAAGTAGAAGCAATCTCCTTTATATAATCGAGATCTTTTACCATCGCAGCGTATCCATACCAATAAGCATAATCAGGATTTGCGTGAAATACTCCCTGATATGTTCGCATTCTGTGTTTCATGAACATGGTAAACAGAACCTGCTCAATATATGAACCGCCTGTTTGATAAAAATACATAAAATCAGGATATGCGTAGGAATAATGCTTTGGCTTTTTTATAATTCCCTGTGTATAAAGCTTTGCCACAACATCAATCGCTTCAGCCATCAGGCGATCAGACTCCTTGATCATCTGATCTCCCTTCTGTAATTCACCCCGAGCGTATCTTTCAGAATGACAGTTAGAACAGATCTTAACCATCTTCTCCCGCTCCCTTCTCCAGTCTTCTTCAGTTAGCCTAGCAAAATCTAATTTCTTAACTAGATCCAATCTACCAGTAGGTGTGCCATTTGGATCAAGAACACCAAGGGCCTTAAGAATGGTAGCCCTGTCCTTTGCCCATTGCTTGTCCTTAGGCATGGGAAGTCTGACAGCAAAAAATCCCCAGCCCACCTTGTTTGTATGAGTGCCTTCAGGCAAATGGCAATTCTGACATGTCGGAGCGGATGCTTGCTTAGGCAAACGCCCTATTTCCTTCATTGCGTACCTCTCTCCATGCTTAGAGCTTTCATACATCTCCCACTGAGGATGATCAAATCCCATATGGCATATCTGACAAGCCTTTGGATCCTGAGCCTCCTTTTTCGAAAAGGTGTGTCTAGTATGGCATTCATCGCAAGAATTGGTTCGATATTTATATCCCTTTTTGCGAAGTTCCTCTCTCTGCTTCTCAGTCTTCATACCCATATTATGGCAGCCACCGCAACCCTTACCACCTATCATGAGAATTTCAGGCTCCATATGTGTCACGGGCATAGCCATCATCGATGACCATCCCAGATTATGTTTACCTTTTATGAACTGATCGAACTGCCTTTCATGACACTCTCCGCATGTTTCTTCATGCGGCATCTCGACTAAATCAATATCATTATTCGACTTATGCTCTGAACCATGACATGAAAAACATGTGATACCACTTTCGCTATGCTTGCTACTCTCCCAGTCTATTACACGCTGCGGGTTAACCTTCTTGTGACAATCAATACATTTATCCTGGCTTATTATAGCAGTTCTACTTAGAGCAATTATTGAACAACTCATAAGTATTAAAATACTTTTTTTTACAATGTTCCCTTCCATGATTTAATTCTCAATTTTACATTTAATAATTTTCTACATGCAGTTCAAAGTAGGCCTGTTCATGATCACATGCCGGGCATCTATTCGGCGCACCTTCTCCCTCATGAACATACCCACAATTTCGACACTTCCATTTTGCAGTGAAATCCTTCTTAAATACCTTCCCCTCCTCAAGATTTTTAAGCAGGGCAAGATACCTCTTCTCATGCTGCTCCTCAACTCTAGCAATTGACCGAAACTGTATGGCAATATCCTTAAATCCCTCCTCATCAGCCACATCAGCAAATCCAGTATACATCTCTGTCCATTCATGATGTTCACCAGCCGCCGCAGCCTTTAAATTTGAGGCAGTATCACCAATAACTCCTGCAGGATAAGCAGCAGTAATCTCGACATCTCCACCCTTTAATAATTTAAAAAACCGCTTTGCATGTTCTTTCTCATTATCAGCGGTCTCATTAAATATCGCAGCTATCTGTTCATAACCCTCTTTTTTTGCTTGCGAAGCGAAGTAGGTGTATCGATTCCTGGCCTGAGACTCCCCAGCAAAAGAGATTAATAAATTCTTTTCTGTTTTACTTCCTTTAAAATCCATTCTTCATTCCTCCTCAAAATAATATATTAAATCCAATGCTCATAATGGGATAAGCTACTTTCTAATCCTCCATATCTCCATGAATATCCCAATAACACTCGTCAGGTGTCATCTCATCAACCTCCACGACTTCTTCGGATGGCAGGTGATGTTTATTTAAGATATTGATTAGGGTTTCTCGATCAGAAGCCTCCCACAAACAATATATTTTGCCCTCCTTCAAGTTGTAATTTACCCTCATCCAGCTAGCTTCCTTTTCCCTTGCGCATGTTTTACAAAAATTATTAATATGGTGCGATACAAACTTTGGATCTTTCTGATGTATTATCATGTATTTGGGCATATTACTCCTCCATTGTGGATAGATCACCAGTAGGCAAGCCTAACTCCCAAGCCTTAAGGACTCTTCTCATTATCTTTCCGCTCCTGGTCTTAGGTAATGAATCGCGAAAGTCTATCTCTCTAGGCGCTGCATGCGCAGCTAATTCTTTCTTAACAAACTGTGATATCTCCCCTTTTAATTCATCTGAAGGCGAATATCCTTTATTAAGAGAGATAAATGCCTTAATTATCTGTCCTCTTAGCGCATCTGGTTTCCCAATTACACCTGCCTCTGCAACTGCGGGATGTTCAAGTAGCTTGCTCTCCACCTCAAAGGGACCAACACGCTCTCCAGAAGTCTTAATAACATCATCCACCCTACCCTGAAACCAAAAATAACCATCCGCATCCTGGTAGGCTGAATCACCAGAGATATACCACCCATTAAAAGAGAAATATTGCTTATACTTTTCCTCATTTTTCCATATCTTTCTCATCATTGATGGCCAGCCTGCCTTAATTGCAAGATTGCCTATACTGTTTGGGGGCAACCTGTTGCCCTTATCATCTAAAATTGCTGCCTCAACACCTGGGAAGGGCTTTCCCATTGAACCAGGCCTTACAGGCATGCTCGGGAAATTGACTATAATCTGCATCCCAGTCTCAGTCATCCACCATGTGTCATGAATGGATTGATTAAAAGCCTTTAATCCCCAACGAATCACCTCTGGATTTAATGGTTCTCCTACACTGAAAATCAATCTCAATGTTTCAAGATTATATTTCGAAACTTCTTCATCCCCAGCTGCCATGAACAATCTAAAGGCAGTCGGAGCGCTATACCATATAGATACTTTATATTTCTCTATTGTAGAGTACCATCTATCAACGCTGAATCGCCCCCCCCTGATGAGGCTTGTTGCGCCATTGAGCCAGGGTCCATAGATTCCATAAGCTGTTCCAGTTATCCAACCAGGATCCGCAGTACACCAAAAGATATCTTCATCCCTCAGATCCAACACCCACTTAGCTGTCTGATATTGCCCTATCATTGCGTTCTGAACATGAAGAACACCTTTGGGCTTGCCAGTAGACCCGGAGGTGTAGTGCAGGATTAAAGGATCCTCCAATCCTAACCATTCTATCTCAGCCTTCTCAGATGCCTTCTCCATCTCTAATTCATAGCTAATCTCTCCAGATTCCAATCTATCCTCAACTCCAACCAAGATTATATGTTTCAGAAATGGCAAATCCCGATTTGGTATTCTATGTTTCATCTCTGGTGTAGTAATAATTGCCACTGCCTCACTATCAGCCAATCGATCCCTAACTGCCTCCTCCATAAATGCTTCGAATAATGGCCCTACCACAGCTCCAATCTTAGCTATGCCCAGAAAGGTAATGTAAAGTTCCGGAGATCGAGGCATAAAAACAAAAACCCTATCACCCTTCTTAATGCCTATAGATCTTAACACATTGGCAAATCGGTTTGAAAGATACTTAAGTTCCATAAAGGTATATTTTTCTTCCCTAAAATCATCTATATAATAGAGAGCCACCTTGTTCTTGCGCCAATTCTCGGTATGCTTATCAATAGCCTCATAGGCTATATTCACCTTACCGGTGTTATACCAAGTAAAATCCCTTTCAACATCTGACCATTGAAACTTATCGTATACATCTTCGTAACTTTTCAAATTAGCCTGTGGCTCTCTTGGTTGTAACGAATTCATATTCAATTGATTCCTCCTCTATGCTTTTCATATCCTATAAATTGCATATTGTTATCAACATTATCCTAAAGTAATATGATTTTATTACTCCACTTATGAACTAATTGTAAAATATTAAAAATCAATTAATAGTTAACAAAATTCATCAATAATCGCATTCTCATAAATTATGTTTAGGAATGATATACTTCCCTCAAATGTAACGACATATATAATATGAAACTGGAGGCCTAAGTTTTTTACAAAAGTATAGTATCTTAAATGAAATGTCAATTCAGATTAATTGTTATTTTTAAATAGCAAAATTCGTATATTTCTATTAGTAAATTATTATTAATATCTATTAACAAAATTTGTTAATTCGCTAGTCCACAAGAAGCAGTTTATCCACACATGTGGTTGATAGAAACATAGTTAACCGATAACTGATTGAGGTGCAAATAAAAGATATAGAAAGAAAAAATATTTGTTGATTATTTTTACTTGCATCTTAAGATGTGATTCAATATAAAGTTAGGATATATAACCACTTTTCATTCATGTTCTAATGATTGTATCAGATATGCATTCTGGGGATACAATTATAACATGCGCCATGTACTCCTTCCCCCATTTTGTTTATCGATAATTGGAATGTAACCTAAATTGAATTCCTTTTTTTATATGCACAATTCAATTAGGATACATCATTAGAAATTAATTTAATTAGACATCTGGACAATTCATCGAAGAATTATATTCTAATTTATCTACACAAATGCATGTATATAAAGTTAATAATATTAGAAAATTATAACAATAATGAAAAGGATGTTAAAAACACATGAATAAAACAAAAACTGTTGATTCTGGATCAAAAAAAGCACCAACTAAGAGAGCTGGCAAGTCGGCTGCTGCTAATCCATATATGCATATTCTTGAGCGACAAAAGGCAGCATTCAACACAAATGATATTCGAACCTATAAGGAAAGGGTTGATGCATTGATGCGTTTGAACAAATCGTTGGGGGAATTCTCAGAGGAATTGGTTTCCGCTATACAGGCTGACTTCGGTCATCGCTCTCACCATGAAACCATAATTACAGAGGTGCTGGCCTCCATGGCAGAGATACGCATAACGAAGGCAAAGCTCAAGGGCTGGATGAAACATAAAAAGGCTCCTATGAGCATAGCTGTAATGCCAGCCACCGGGCGTATCCTTTATCAACCCAAGGGTGTTGTTGGCATAATGGGAGCATGGAACTACCCGGCATTCCTAGTATTCTCTCCCCTAATTGGAGTTCTGAGCGCTGGCAATCATGCCATGATAAAACCATCCGATGTCACCCCAAGGACCTCAGAGGTTATTCAAAAAATGATAGCTAAACACTTTGATGAGGAATATATAACTGTTATCACAGGGGATGTGAATGCAGCAATCGCCTTCTCCGAACTGCCCTTTGATCATCTTATATATACAGGCAACACAGAAGTTGGTCGCAAGGTGATGATGGCTGCTGCAAAAAACCTGACACCAGTCACACTTGAAATGGGAGGCAAATCGCCAACCATAATAAGCGAAGATTATCCGATTAAGAAGGTAGTCACAAGAATTATGATGGGTAAATCAATTAATGCTGGACAAACCTGTGTTGCGCCAGATTACATTATGCTGCCCAAAAGCAAAGAACAGGATTTCATTAACGAGTATTCCAAGGCAGCAGCAAAGCGCTATCCTTCATTAGCCAATAACGAAGATATCACCTGTATTATAAATGATCGTCACTTCAAACGTATTCAAGGTCTTATTGATGACGCAAAGCAGAAAGGGGCAAATATTATCCAGGTAAATCCCAATAACGATAGCCTCCCAAAGGGCAAATGCATCATCCCAACGACCATAATTACTAATGTAACTGACGACATGAAGGTGATGCAGGAGGAAATATTCGGGCCGGTTATACCACTAAAAACCTATGAGACTCTTGAGGAGGCTCTACAATATGTCAAAAACAGAGAAAGACCTCTTGCATTATACTATTTCGACAACAGGAAGAAAAGAATAGATAGGATGATAAAGCAAAGCATATCTGGAGGTGCATGTGTGAATGACACTATGCTGCATCTTGCACATATGAATATGCCCTTTGGAGGCGTAGGATCAAGTGGGACCGGAAGTTACCATGGATTTGACGGTTTTGTTGAGTTCTCCCACAAAAAGGCGGTTCTCTATCAGCGTAAATTCTTCTCTCCCTCAGTATTTATGAAGGGCCCATACCCACAACGATTAATAGGCATATTAAAATCGTTAATTAAACGATTAGGATAAAATATAAAACTGAAGATCGATTATTATTGCTTTTTAATGAAACAGCGTTGCATAATTTTAGTATAATAATGAAACCAAATGAAATAATCTATCAGTTGTACTAACCAACATTGACACTGATATGCACTGAATTCTCAGAGGATTTATTCACACTGCCACATGGGAAAAGACTATAAGCAGATCATCAAAGCCTTAACACTTTAGGTTCATTAATAGTTCGGTTTACTTTTCTTGCATAATGATCCATTGAATGGCGTGTTTAGTCAACTCAGCAGAATTATTCAGCTTCATCTTAGTTCGAATATTTCTTCTGTGACTCTCAACTGTATAAATGCTTAGATTCAATTTCTTTGCTATTTCCTTTGTGCTGAATCCATTACCGATTAGTTGAAAGATTTCAAACTCCCTATCCGTCAGTGTATCAATGGACAGCCCATCTGTATCAACGGATCCATGAATAAGCTTGTCAATAATCTTTTTTGAGAGGATATCACTTATGTATAGATCGCCTTTCAGAACAGTCCGTATAGCGTCAATTATATTTTTGGGCGCCACCTCCTTCATGATGTAACCCCTTGCTCCAGCCCTTATGGCACGCTCAGCATAAAGCGATTCTTCATGCATAGAGAGCATAAGAGTATACACCTCCGGGAATCTCTCTCGTATGGATCTTACTAGATCAATGCCATTTATACTACCTCCAAGAGAGATATCCACAATCACAATGTCAGGCTTATGTTTATTGATTAGGACCATTGCCTCACTTGCATCTGAAGCCCCGCCGCATACCTTTAGATCATCAGCCTTCTCAACTACCTGCTTTATTCCCTCCCTGATAATTGGATGATCATCAACTAACACAATGTTTACATTATTCTTTTTTTTTGTACTCATAAATCAATAATTATATTAGCCTATCCCTTTATCCTTCATATAGTATAGAATCCTATTAACATGATCCTTATCATCATCAGTCAATTCTTGAAAGACTTTCATTACTCCTGAGGATGATGTTTTATCCATAGCATTATTGAAGTGAATCTCCCCTGCTGACCTTTCAACTTCGAGGGCAGCATTAAATGCCGCTTCTCTTGAAGGGGGATTTTCGTTGAAGTCATTCATTAGTGAAATCAATTTGTTGTTCACTCCAATTAGGGTTTCCAATGATGAACTTAATAATTCAGATGGAAAGATATCTTGAGATAAGAGAGGGTCTTTGCTATCCCTTATGAGAGTAGCATGCTTTTTTTCTTCCAATTGCATTTCCCACCAAAAATCCGAATCTTCTGGAAATTGTTTGTATAAATACAGATAAAGATTGGCCACATTTTCTTCCAGTTTTATCGATTCATCGATAAGTTGAGGTAATTCTTGGTTCATTTTATTCTCCTCAAAATGAAATTTAATCAGCAAATTAACTTGCTGATCAGCTTTTTTTTATAAATTAATAATAAATTAATCATTTATTGTCAATCCCTGGAAAACACTATTTATTATTAACAATATTCATTATAAAATCATACCAGAAATTCATTAGCATATACAATTTGAAATAGGAGATAAAATAGATTGGTTTAAACCGAAATAAAATTTATGTGGGGATAAAAAGACATTATTTTTTATTGAGAACTATACAGTATAAAGAATTCTTTATTGGATATGTCACCTTTTCAACCGAATCTCAAGCTGATATCCACCATCCTCGTGATTGCCAGTATAAAATTCTGCACCAATTATATTCGCCCTATATCGCATTATTCTTAATCCCATTCCTGAATCTACTTTTGTATCAGTGATACCCTTTCCATCATCCCGAATGATCATACTGGTATATAATTCGTCCGAAGATAAATAAATATAAATATTTTTAGGCTTTCCATGCTTTATTGCATTATTCACTGCTTCTCGAGCAATATAAAATAGATGTGTTGCTATTTGAATGTCATCAACAATAAAATAACCCTTCTGTAATAACTTACATGATACGTTAAATATCTCTTCTGTAGAAGCAGCCATCTCTTCAAGGGCTGACTTTAAACCCCTTCTCTCCATCTCAACGGGACAAAGCATTCTTGTAATTTTCCTTGTTTGCACAATCGCGCTTCCAATA
The window above is part of the Spirochaetota bacterium genome. Proteins encoded here:
- a CDS encoding desulfoferrodoxin; its protein translation is MAERYEVYKCEACGNIIEVLHGGKGELVCCGEPMKLFKENTVDAAKEKHVPVVENTDHGVKVKVGDVPHPMEEKHYIEWIETIQKDGKIDRIYLKPGEAPEASFCCVESGSIYREYCNLHGLWKG
- a CDS encoding Uxx-star family glutaredoxin-like (seleno)protein, whose protein sequence is MSEEVKIYTTPTCPHCRTAKEYLSKKGIKFIAYDVTQDKDALKEMIDISGARSVPVVSACGEVMVGFDPQKIDQMLNCIENRSDV
- the acsA gene encoding acetate--CoA ligase produces the protein MNSLQPREPQANLKSYEDVYDKFQWSDVERDFTWYNTGKVNIAYEAIDKHTENWRKNKVALYYIDDFREEKYTFMELKYLSNRFANVLRSIGIKKGDRVFVFMPRSPELYITFLGIAKIGAVVGPLFEAFMEEAVRDRLADSEAVAIITTPEMKHRIPNRDLPFLKHIILVGVEDRLESGEISYELEMEKASEKAEIEWLGLEDPLILHYTSGSTGKPKGVLHVQNAMIGQYQTAKWVLDLRDEDIFWCTADPGWITGTAYGIYGPWLNGATSLIRGGRFSVDRWYSTIEKYKVSIWYSAPTAFRLFMAAGDEEVSKYNLETLRLIFSVGEPLNPEVIRWGLKAFNQSIHDTWWMTETGMQIIVNFPSMPVRPGSMGKPFPGVEAAILDDKGNRLPPNSIGNLAIKAGWPSMMRKIWKNEEKYKQYFSFNGWYISGDSAYQDADGYFWFQGRVDDVIKTSGERVGPFEVESKLLEHPAVAEAGVIGKPDALRGQIIKAFISLNKGYSPSDELKGEISQFVKKELAAHAAPREIDFRDSLPKTRSGKIMRRVLKAWELGLPTGDLSTMEE
- the prxU gene encoding thioredoxin-dependent peroxiredoxin (Most members of this family contain a selenocysteine.) → MAEEIPLGCARPTGASIGDSGTMETESSNDIIKKEERPMIKVGHKAPDFTAPAYHKGEFINVKLSDYLGKWILLCFYPGDFTFVUATEISAVADKNSEFEKLGVHVLSMSVDSMFVHKMWNDYELSKMVDEGVPFPMLSDGGGRVGRVYGVYDEDAGVENRGRFIIDPDGVVQGYEVLTPPVGRNVEETFRQVQAFQHVRASKGTEATPSGWKPGGQTLKPGPDLVGNVWKEWKP
- a CDS encoding rhodanese-like domain-containing protein, which codes for MLKKLVCSEEKIKNLYPVDVWDILRGDSRDEYIILDVRTPPEYEEGHIPGSRFIPLNELDQRYSELERLKKIIVYCRSGKRSMGGAILLCNLGLQNIHNMIGGVSNWPYELVKGPPDEAREFFKDVNDIKELFLFALQMEKSSQEFYLKVMQKIEDMETKDLMEKLSKMESKHLEMIYTQLKEVWPDAPSVQDIKESEFMEGGISLPYSLLKFDEESITSRMEALELALEMECKAFDLYHTMATKVEPSLITFFQSLALQERIHIDQLSRIL
- a CDS encoding rubrerythrin family protein; protein product: MGVKELLHKAYTGEAKAVLRLKVFADKAEEEGYPQIAKLFRVISFSEEIHGTRSLKMLKEIKSTEENLASSFESETQVAEVAYSEFLKEAEKEDNNQAALLFSQSRDVEQTHSKLYKKAMGHMAAESETTYYVCKVCGYVADAILPDECPVCSAKKEQFVEF
- a CDS encoding multiheme c-type cytochrome, whose product is MEGNIVKKSILILMSCSIIALSRTAIISQDKCIDCHKKVNPQRVIDWESSKHSESGITCFSCHGSEHKSNNDIDLVEMPHEETCGECHERQFDQFIKGKHNLGWSSMMAMPVTHMEPEILMIGGKGCGGCHNMGMKTEKQREELRKKGYKYRTNSCDECHTRHTFSKKEAQDPKACQICHMGFDHPQWEMYESSKHGERYAMKEIGRLPKQASAPTCQNCHLPEGTHTNKVGWGFFAVRLPMPKDKQWAKDRATILKALGVLDPNGTPTGRLDLVKKLDFARLTEEDWRREREKMVKICSNCHSERYARGELQKGDQMIKESDRLMAEAIDVVAKLYTQGIIKKPKHYSYAYPDFMYFYQTGGSYIEQVLFTMFMKHRMRTYQGVFHANPDYAYWYGYAAMVKDLDYIKEIASTLRLKAKSKRK
- a CDS encoding rubrerythrin family protein, with protein sequence MDFKGSKTEKNLLISFAGESQARNRYTYFASQAKKEGYEQIAAIFNETADNEKEHAKRFFKLLKGGDVEITAAYPAGVIGDTASNLKAAAAGEHHEWTEMYTGFADVADEEGFKDIAIQFRSIARVEEQHEKRYLALLKNLEEGKVFKKDFTAKWKCRNCGYVHEGEGAPNRCPACDHEQAYFELHVENY
- a CDS encoding ferritin, giving the protein MMNKKILDALNEQLNAELYSSYLYLAMCAYFKSINLDGFANWMRVQAQEELVHAMKFFDYINNRGGRVTFALIEKPPLEWGSPLDAFEDAYRHEQKVTGLIHDIVDLSQTEKDYSTFNFLQWFVSEQVEEEASADMVVQMLKLIGDQGNGLFIVDRELAQRVFTQPNETADGGIR
- a CDS encoding DUF4242 domain-containing protein, which produces MPKYMIIHQKDPKFVSHHINNFCKTCAREKEASWMRVNYNLKEGKIYCLWEASDRETLINILNKHHLPSEEVVEVDEMTPDECYWDIHGDMED
- a CDS encoding ferritin family protein; amino-acid sequence: MIVNFSPDEILKIAEQMERNGNSFYSSAAKSSTRQITRDLLNRLADMEVEHEKVFAGMRNKLLSLGESTSVYDPEDHAILYLQAWADGQVFDEKGNLTEQLIGNIDIEEILQTAIGLEKDSILFYIGMKEMITEERGRSEIDVIINEEMKHIALLSSELRSLRS